In Parasegetibacter sp. NRK P23, the genomic stretch TGGAAAAGTCCTTCCAGGAAGGGATGGGGTTGCGCCACCATCACCAGCAGGTCGGCAGGTTGCTGTTCCAGGTAATGGAGGATGCCGTCCACCACTTTGTTTTCCTGGATTTCGTGGTATTCGTGGGGCACATTGCTTAATACCGCGGACATTCTTATTTTACCAGCGGCTTCTTCGGAACTCAGTTCATCCTGTTTGGAAACATGGAGTACATCAAGTGTGCTTTGAAAATGTTCGGATAGTTCAAATATTCTGTCATACACGTTCTGGGGCAGGGATGGATTGAAATCGGTGGCGAAGGCGATCTTTTGCAAAGGGCGGAAGGAGCATCCTTCGGGAACCACGATTACCGGAACTTTTACCTTTTTCAATGTATTGGTGGTGGTGCTGCCGATCAGTTTTTCCAGTCCGTTTTCACCTTTCATACCCATCACCACCCAACCGATGTTTTTTTCTTCCGTAAGCACATCCACTTCCGCTGAAGGAACACCGATGCGAACGGTCCATTCCACGGGCACCTGGTAAAGGTTGTTCAGCCTTTGCGCTTCTTTGGCGGCCATCTTTTCATTTTCTTCCTGCAAGGCGTCGGCGGTTACCATCACGTACGGCAGGTCCGATACGGGCGTTGGTAACATATAAGCATGAAACAACAACAGGCTCTGTTTTGTGGCGGCGGCAAGTTGAGCGGCATATTCCGCTGCTGCTCTTGCGGCATTGGAGAAATCGGTGGGAACGAGTATCATAAAATATAGTTTTGAATGAATAAGATCAACGTTATTTCTCTTCCGTATCGTAGCGGTCCACGCGTTCAATACCGGGGAGTTTCAGCAAGCGCGTTACCAGTTCCTCCAGCTCTTCCTTGTCGTGCACGTATACTTTGATGTTCCCTTCAAACAAGCCTTCCCGCGCCTCAATAGTAATGGCATTGATGTTTATCCTCAGTTCCCCGGAAATCAGGTTGGTAATGCGGTTCACCACGCCCACATCATCCAGTCCTACAATTTTCAGGCCCGTAAGAAAGGAGATTTCCTTGTTCTTCGCCCATTTGGTTTTCACCACCCTGTGACCGTAGTTGGCCATCAGTTTAGCGGCATTCGGGCAATTGGTTCTGTGGATGGTAAGGCCCTTTCCAGTGGTCACGAAACCAAACACGTCATCGCCGGGAATGGGTTTACAGCAGTTGGCGAGGTTGTAGACGATGCGGTCGCTGCTTTCCCCGAAAATAATCAGCTCCGTATCCTTCCGGTTGATGTTCGACGCCTGCTCGTTGTATTCCGGTTTGTGTTCTATAACCGGTTTTGGTGGTTTGGGCGGTTCCAGTTTATCACCCAGTACCTGGAACTCTTTCAGTTCCTTCAGGTCGATGGATTTGATGGAAACCTGGTAGAAAAAATCCAGTGTGGATGCCTGTTTGTAGAAGGCCGTGAGCACATCAATATTGTATTGATTGTATGCGGCGCCCATACCTTCCAACTTTCGTTGCACCGTATATTTTCCTTCTTCGGCGATCTTTCTTTTTTCTTCTTTCAGCGCGTCTTTGATCTTGGTTTTCGCCTTTGCGGTCACCACAATGTTCAGCCAGTCTTCGTTGGGACGTTGCTTATTGG encodes the following:
- a CDS encoding universal stress protein, translating into MILVPTDFSNAARAAAEYAAQLAAATKQSLLLFHAYMLPTPVSDLPYVMVTADALQEENEKMAAKEAQRLNNLYQVPVEWTVRIGVPSAEVDVLTEEKNIGWVVMGMKGENGLEKLIGSTTTNTLKKVKVPVIVVPEGCSFRPLQKIAFATDFNPSLPQNVYDRIFELSEHFQSTLDVLHVSKQDELSSEEAAGKIRMSAVLSNVPHEYHEIQENKVVDGILHYLEQQPADLLVMVAQPHPFLEGLFHTSQTRKMAFNTPIPLLVIHQKH